The Acanthopagrus latus isolate v.2019 chromosome 1, fAcaLat1.1, whole genome shotgun sequence genomic interval GGGATGAATTGGTTATATTTTGACAGACAGTCGCACAATTATTTCAATGTCCAATAGCCCGGCACTAACACTTCAGTCCCTTCTCATTTcgtcaacaaaaagaaaacatatgtTTCGtcatagttttcatttttaaagatctATTTTGAGTGCGTCATTGTCCCATCTTAGTCAAGACAAAAAGGTCACTGCCAAACATTTATGATAGTTTTCATTAATGTAATCAGCACTGGTTTCATTTGACTGCCTGTCACTAAAACTCCCAGGAACGTCactaaatgtaatgtgaatagAGCTTTAAGTACAGAGCTACAGAATTGCCTAATctatgaacatttctgcctgagttgGGTAAATGGATTTTGACTTGCAATGATGATCCCACACTTTTGTCTCCGTTTGATTGAGAGACCTCATCGTTTCCCCATCAACTTAATGTCAGAATCCCTGTGAATTTCCACGTGTTTAGTGGCGAGTTTCCGGAGCTGTGTGCTGTCTTGGTTCTTCCTGTGGCACCTGGTGTGGCTGTCTGTAATGCAGCTGAGACACTACCTCTTCATCGGCACGCTCAACCCCATGCTCAACCGACTGGCCGACAATGACTCCAGCCTGGGTAAGCATCAGAATCACTCGTTTTATCGCACACACTTATCAGCTGGCTGTGAAATGAAGCGTTTCCGTTCCTTTTACTCATTATCTCACACCAACTACTGTttacttttttctcctcctcttcttctctcactcCACCTCATCTCCTGCAGTGAGTCAGTACATCAATGCTTTTGCCATGACGCAGCTGTGTGGAGTGCTGTGTGCTCCCTGGAACGGGCTCATTATGGACAGACACAAGGGAAAGCCTCTGGCTCCTGGTGAATCAATGATTGGTGTTTTaactgcagatgtgtgtgtgtttgtataataGCATCTTTATTCATTACTTATTGACCATTTTCCCTCCTGCAGGAGAGACTGAGCGGGAGGCGGACCTgcgctcctcctctctctctctgttcctcacCTCCCTGCAGTGCCTGCTGTTCTCCGTGTGCGCCTCCGTTCCTCTCCTCCCGCTGCAGTACCTCACCTTTGTTCTTCAAGTCCTCAATCGCTCCTTCCTCTATGGGGGAAACGCAGCGTTCATTAACATCGCGTGAGTAGATgtcacatgcgcacacacacatggactgggcaaaataaaagaaacaggaaCTGTGACGGATGTGACCTGATGTTTTAGTTCTGTAACGTTTACTGAGTTGttacacataaatacacagatttGTAACTATTTGAGGTGACTTATGAACTTATGTTCCCCTCTGACCATGTAGATTTTCTATGTTTGATATCATTTAATATGAACTAGGTAGTagttctgcattaaaatgtctaaaaacaactagaCCTTTGTGGAAAGCTCACTATGATGTCGTCAGAGTCATTTTGGATTGGGGTTGGCACAGTCACATACTTTGGATCCCTAGTCTATTATGCCTGCCTATATACCAGGTTGAATATTTTTTCTACTGCGTGGCATTATGGTAATTGTAGGATCCCGGGTTTTTGGATCATGACTCAAAATCTGAGCTAAAAGGCCTCACCTAAAGCCACACCCCCTGAGCTGTCACACACTTACTTGACCGcaagtgtttgtctgtgagagGCTGCAAGCAATCAAAATGGCATTAATAGTAGTTTGAGACTTTCATATATATAAAcgtaaaatatatacaaatatgaaCATATTCAGTCAGAGGCTTCAGGTGAAAAAGTTCCACAATTCCTCAAAGTTGTATGTGTCATCATCAGACATTTAAAGGCTCCTCCTGGTAACACTGTGTTTAAGGTCAGAGGACTATGAACTGTGGGTAATTCCCTCAGGTAAAGTCAACAGAAGTGTGTACTATGGAAAGTTGCAATGGGGGGCCCAAAATGTCTGTGATGGACCCCAGATGCATTCCACAATTTGACAGTGGCCATTCTtcgttttttaaagaaagaaaaaaaattttactttttatttaacttttgcaaacacagcaaaatgatttaaagtggTAGGGGAAAattgtcaacaaaacaaacacgccGATTTTAATCTTTTTGTGGGTCAAAAATCACCCAAAACTGTGTATAAACATCAGAGAAAATGccttaaatgtttaaatcctgTGACTTTCCCTAAAGCCAttagaaaaagggaaatattgcctttattcatatttccatGGAAGTTGAACACCACTTGGGTACAAAGATTGTCTTCaggtcatttttctttttaagattttttttttctccaggcaCAGACACCTTTATTTGATAGTAGATAGACAGgaaatgggagagagagagagggtgtggcATGCAGTAAAGGTCATCTGGCTGGGATCTGAACCAGGGTCCGCTGCATATGTGGCTTGCTATTCAGATCAGAGTTCAAACTGTAAACATGCAGCAGATGACAGAACCCTAaattctctctgtgctgcataAGAGAGGTCTGGGATGAGTGGGTGAAGCTGCAGCTTGTTCTCCTGTAGTGGTCACGGTCGCCCTCTCAGATTGCCTTGTTGGTTTATGTTGTTCACATTTGACTATTATTGGAAGCGCCTTCAGTAAATTGCATTCAAATCTACTTTTGTGCATTTGTGACAAGAGACTAGAGACTTTTTGAACATTTGCAactctgtaattgtttttggttACATAACAGATGGATACCAAGTCATAGACATACCTGTGAAATGAcatgtctctccctctccttcagtTTTCCAGCCTGTCACTTTGGGAAGCTGTACGGCATGGTGATGTCCATATCTgctgtcttctctctgctgcagtaCCCCTGCTTTGCACTCGTCAAAGGAGCTCTGGGAGGAGACCCCTTTTACGTAGGTGCTCAAGAGAGTTTAAGGGAGAGAGCAGTCTGTCCTGCTGTAGCAGTCGATGGAtccatttcaaaatgttcagcatGCCAAcaggtaaaatgtgttttgatctGTTACAGGTGGACATTGCTCTGACTCTCCTCACTCTGCTGGTGTTCATACATCCGGTCTACGTCTTCATCCACTGCAGGAAACTAGCCCACCAAAGAGAGGAAAGCGCCCAGACTGGCACCAAAATGGCTGAAGCCAAGTTATAGATCTACAGATAACAGGTTAAAGGGATAAACGTGTATTTAGCACAAGTATAAatagtattttacattttcattaaaaaaacatttttttttctactaacTTTCAgttcctgatttatttttttaactagaAGATAGATTACAGCATTTTGTatgactttttttaatctgtttgcattttatatttttttttgtattatcaaaaataataataaataaaaaaacatttttgaaaaacttttaaattgtcttggatacatttttttggatTACTTTAAGATGCAATCTGTAAGAACTTTGGCCACCTGTCAATTTCAATTGCTTACTGCTAAAAACTTTAGCTGCTGTTACCaacttagctcagttagccgtgcagccaGTGGTTTTGGCTGGGTTCTTGGGGGCCAGTGTTGGATTTTTCACCACTAGCACAAGAGCTTTGGACTTGGTGGCCCGGGGCAAGTGAATTaagatgctaacttcagtagctATATATGCAACACAATAGTCAAGTCAATTTACTTATGGATctgcaaatttaaaaacaaaacaaaacaacttttagCTGTAACATGCTGCACGCTATActactgtgtatatatatattacatcaGCAAACTTACTACACAGTTAACAGCAGAGATAATACTACTGTGCTGCGTAATGTGCTGTGTTAATATACAGTGTATTATTCATGACCCTGCTCaaatgttaatatattttatttttgaaaagtatGTTGATTGGTAGATTTACATTACAATAAGacgttggaaaaaaaacatttatttgcatgTACATGAGTATGtgcaacacagcagaaaaaccTAATGGAACACTAACCATACGTAAATATTAGTATTAAACTTTAAAGCATTGTTCAGCATGTGGACTTTTATTTTCCAGTAAACATGAATGAGAAATCACAGTCTAAGACAATACAGACTTTGTGCTAATAAGCTTCATCCATTCCGTTAACAGTGTACAATGTAGTGCTGAAAAAAGTGTCACTTGTCACGTGATCACCTGAACCATAATTTAGGTTCAGGTGATCGatttactgtcaaaataaacatcagGTAATCTCTTAACCAGTGTTTCATAACACAAAAACGTATTAATGCAAAAGGCACATGGTAGTTTCACAGTATGCTACCATGGAGGACTTTCATCTACCATATCTTTTCACAGACATGAACACTTGTAGTCACAGTTACATACATTTGTTAGAAAGGGTAGAAAATAACAATTAGGAACGCTTAACAATCTACTGTATGATTGTATCTAAAAGAAGTAAGGCACAAGGCGCTACAAGGTTAATACACACAGCTGAGTTAAATGCAAATCAGAAGTATAACAGTCTGAACAATACACTGAACAAAACTGGTTTTCTCTTTCTTAGTCCCAGACTTcctttgtcaaaaaaatgtttctccctTTCCACCAACTATGTTTCAGGACTTTGGTTTGAATCAGGTTTGAATTTGGTTGAGGGTTAATTGCTACAAATGCAGCTCAGTTGAAGTCAGAGCCAACAAATTGATATAATTTTGAGTGTTCATGGGACCTTGTCCATCCCACTCTTCGGGTCATCATTTCGTCCTGCTGTGTGCCCACTCTCAACGGTGGGCAAGTGGTTGTGGTGAAGAAACAAGATAGAGTCCAAACTTTCTGGAGGAATATTGGCTCTCTTTCTGCATGTGGCTCCAGCCCCTTCATGCACAAAGTCCTGTGCAGCATTTCCTGCCACTGCCGGGGCGGCCAGGTAGGCCCGTGCCACTGTGGCCAACAGTGGAAACTGCACCGCCTTCGTCCTCCACCACTGCAGGGGCTCCACCCCCAGAGAAGTCCCCTTGTCGGCTCGGAATACAGACATCTCCATGTCTATAGACTCCTCCACAGAACTCTGCCTGCTCCGGGGTGCAGAGGAGAACAGGTCTCCCAGGAGGAACTCCATACCAGAGAGCCCAGCCTGAGAGCCAGGATCTGCCCACTCGCTGTCATCATCCTCTCCTGCATCACTCTCTTCATAATCGTCAATCTCTCTGAAGTTGATTGGGCGGGATTCTTTGAGGCGCTTGCTCCTCCTCAGGAAGTCACTCTCTGACTCAGGTGAACCAGGTGAGGGGCTTCTCTTGCACTGGCTTTGATTCTTAGCTTGgcttctcttcctgtcctccttcACAATCCTGACGGCCTCTTTCTTCAGCCAGTCAAAAGTGGCTGTCTGCTCCTTATAAACAATCACAACAAAAAGATTTAATTTGGGTTCCTGGGTAGTCTGTGCTtcacacattattatttcaattatGATTGGTTTGTTAGTTGGTTGAGTTAGTCAAGGGATCATTGAGTTACATAGAGGAGCAAGAAGGCAGCCTCGAAACTTAATGTAGTTCCGACTCTTGGCTAGTGACATTCAAGCATTAGCATCAGAAGTGGACATTAGATGGAGAACAGATATGTCTTACTacatattaattattaaaaggacaagttcacctaaaaatctaaatgtattcattatatATTCACCTCCATGCcaatggaaagttgggtgacGGTTTgctgtccacaaaacatttctggagcgtcacagttGGACAATTTTACGGCAAgtaaatgtcaacaaaacaaacaaaaaaccccccaatAAAATAACATCCATTTAGCTTTTCCAGCCTGATCCAAAATTCAAGAAGCTCTTAAGccccaaattgatttgacaagacattattatatattatatatattttccaaaTTAATTTTGGACCTCAGGGCtttcagagacttggattacaccaggaAAGCTGTAAGGAGCccttttatgttgttttttgaacCTGACTTATAACCCTAACCTGACTAGACCGACATGGGGAATAgctaatgactgaattttcctttttgggtgaaGGCATCATGTATTCCAAAACAAAATTGAAACCCCCAAGACATACAAGCTTTACTTAAAATATTCAAGGTCAGACTTGCACGCATGTGGGTGGGATATTAAACCTCAATTCTCAAACTGTCCAGAGCTGACAGCTGGCATCTAATGCCTATTTAGATTCATAGTCTAGTTTATAGTGCTTTTTGAAATCCTCAaaagttttttggttttggttctCCATGTTTAGTAAATCTAACAAGTTTTTCAGTGGGAAAGGTGGTGCTCAAATTAgcacaaaatgtcttttgatgGGAAataaagcggaagaagatggatggatggatggatggatgtcaaGAGAAAGGGGGATAAGTGGGACTGGTGCCTACAGCCGAGTGTCGGTTCTCTCAAGGGGCTGAGGACGTCattgtgtgtttactggggaaactacagctcgTAAACCAACAGATCAGAACcacaggaaaaacagacaacCATGCAATGCAAGCAGTTAACAGTTTTAGTCACGTAGAGAACGCAGGAAGACTAGGGTAAGTCAGTAAATAGTAATTTCAGATGA includes:
- the slc43a3a gene encoding solute carrier family 43 member 3a isoform X2, coding for MHITACDSAVSPSLRLSLQCDPGIHHSFSELLFPALSCIAVGGILLLLTNMQVGNLFAAHRSTIITLYNGAFDSSSTVFLIFKLLYEQGISLRTSFLVLSFCSIIHLLRTFLLMPRTHIPYPLPQYYTYGPSCGQGNTYNVEQFERIREGAMAASQESSGRDSIPLAPEDGTEAQDSGKVASFRSCVLSWFFLWHLVWLSVMQLRHYLFIGTLNPMLNRLADNDSSLVSQYINAFAMTQLCGVLCAPWNGLIMDRHKGKPLAPGETEREADLRSSSLSLFLTSLQCLLFSVCASVPLLPLQYLTFVLQVLNRSFLYGGNAAFINIAFPACHFGKLYGMVMSISAVFSLLQYPCFALVKGALGGDPFYVDIALTLLTLLVFIHPVYVFIHCRKLAHQREESAQTGTKMAEAKL
- the slc43a3a gene encoding solute carrier family 43 member 3a isoform X3; this encodes MHISLSRGLYTTGTLLVAFSSEAFSELLFPALSCIAVGGILLLLTNMQVGNLFAAHRSTIITLYNGAFDSSSTVFLIFKLLYEQGISLRTSFLVLSFCSIIHLLRTFLLMPRTHIPYPLPQYYTYGPSCGQGNTYNVEQFERIREGAMAASQESSGRDSIPLAPEDGTEAQDSGKVASFRSCVLSWFFLWHLVWLSVMQLRHYLFIGTLNPMLNRLADNDSSLVSQYINAFAMTQLCGVLCAPWNGLIMDRHKGKPLAPGETEREADLRSSSLSLFLTSLQCLLFSVCASVPLLPLQYLTFVLQVLNRSFLYGGNAAFINIAFPACHFGKLYGMVMSISAVFSLLQYPCFALVKGALGGDPFYVDIALTLLTLLVFIHPVYVFIHCRKLAHQREESAQTGTKMAEAKL